CATCCGAAGCTCGTCTGTCTCTTCGCCGCGGCGATGGGGATCCTCGAGGCGATCGTCGTCGTCTATCTGAGAAGGATCTACTACCCGGATGGCTTTGCCTTTCCGCTCGTGCCGATGGATCCGCCAATCCTGCGAGCGGAAGTGATCCGCGAGGCGATGACGCTGATCATGCTCGCTTGCGTGGCATGGATCGCGGCCGAGCGACCATGGTCCCGCTTCATGGCTTTCCTCGTGGCTTTTGGCGTCTGGGACATCGCCTACTACGCGGGACTCAAAGCGTTTCTCGGATGGCCCGAGAGCCCGCTCGCGCCCGACATCCTCTTTCTCATCCCGAAGATCTGGGTGGGGCCTGTGCTGGCCCCGGTTCTGGTCGCTGGGGCCTGGGTCCTTGGAGGGCTCGCGCTGCATCGCGCCCGCTACGAGGATCTCGGCATGGGGGCGTGGAGCTGGGCGCCTCTGTCGCTATCGGTGTTCGGGATTCTCGCCGCGTTCCTCTCGCCGGGTGGAGAGCCTGAGGCGCCTCGGTTTCTCTGGGTCCTCTTCGGGACGTCGTACCTTCTGGGTGTCGTCACTCTCGCAGGGATCGCGCTGCGCTGGAGGGGCATGAAGACGAAGGCGCCCTCAGGGCGGGCGCTCGACGCCTAGCTGGCGACGGGGCGCCGGAGGCGCGGGCACGCCCCCGGCGCGCCGCTTCTAGAGGCCAAGCTTCTTCCTCTTCTCCTCGGCCGTCGGAAGGGGATCCTCCTTCTGGTTCACGACCGGAAGCTTGGGCGCCTTCTCGGCGTTGATCTCGATCCACTTCTTCTGGTCCTCGGGCACGTCATCATTGGCGAAGATCGCCTGCACCGGACAGACAGGGACGCAGGCTCCGCAATCGATGCACTCGTCGGGGTCGATGTAGAGCATCTCGTCGTCGCCGTGGAAGCAGTCCACTGGACAGACGGTGACACAGTCCGTAAAACGGCACATGTGGCAATTCTCGGTCACGGTGTAGGCCATGACGAACTACTCCTCTCGCCGGATGACGACCCGGATCTGCGACTAGAAGCCGAGTTTCTTCTTCTTGTCTTCGGCGGTGGGAAGCGGGTCCTGCTTCGAGTTGACGACGGGCAGGCCGGGCGCTCTCTCGGCATTGATGGCGATCCACTTCTTCTGGTCCTCGGGCACGTCCTCCTCGGCGTAGATCGCCTGGACCGGGCACGCTGCCACGCAGGCGGCGCAGTCCATGCACTCGTTCGGGTCGATGTAGAGCATCTCGTCGTCGCCGTGGAAGCTGTCGGTGGGGCAGTCCACGACGCAATCGGTGAAGCGGCACATGTGGCAGTTTTCCGTGATTACGTGCGCCATCTTGCTGGCTCCTCTCGGGCCGGCGCGTCAGCCGTCGCCCGCACCCCTCCATCATCACGCGGCCCTCCGGACGGGGTGTCCTGGGCCGCCCCGCGCTGAGGCGGGATCCCTCGTCCATTCGACGCTACCGGAAAGCGAACGGCAGGAAAAGCCTGCAGTTTTGCTGATGCAGTTTTGCTGATCAGCGGACCGCCTCAGGGGGTCTATGATGGTCGGGGTCCGCCATCCACGGCTGACGCAAGACACTGCCGCGAGAGACAAGGAGGAGAGGGTGAAGGGGAGAGAGAATCGAGCTTCTATGCGGGCGATCGCGCGTCGGGGCGGCGCCGCCCTGCTGATTCTGCTGGCATGGAACGGCTCGTGCGGCCGGGCCTTCGCGGCCGACCCCCCGCCTCGTCCCGTGGACGACGCCGATCTGATCCAGGGCTTCCTGCCCAAGGAGGACCTGGGCGTCCTGGCCTTTCTCGCAGCCCATCCCGAATACGATGGCCGCGGCATCGTCGTCGCGATCCTCGATACGGGAGTGGATCTCGGGCACGAGGCTCTCCAGACGACTTCAACGGGCGCGCCGAAGGTCCTGGACGTCTTCGACGGCACGGACGACGGACACCTCCCCCTGCCGCTCGCCGCGCAGAGCGGCGCCCCCCTCCGGGGACTCTCGGGAAGCCCTATTCGCCTTCCCGCCGACCTTCCGGCGGGGACATCGATCAGGCTCGGCGTGATCGTGGGAAGGGACTACTTCCCGGGGGGCCTGCGAGATCGAAGGGAGCGCGAGCGGAGCG
This is a stretch of genomic DNA from Candidatus Eisenbacteria bacterium. It encodes these proteins:
- a CDS encoding ferredoxin family protein → MAHVITENCHMCRFTDCVVDCPTDSFHGDDEMLYIDPNECMDCAACVAACPVQAIYAEEDVPEDQKKWIAINAERAPGLPVVNSKQDPLPTAEDKKKKLGF
- a CDS encoding 4Fe-4S dicluster domain-containing protein; this encodes MAYTVTENCHMCRFTDCVTVCPVDCFHGDDEMLYIDPDECIDCGACVPVCPVQAIFANDDVPEDQKKWIEINAEKAPKLPVVNQKEDPLPTAEEKRKKLGL